The DNA segment ATAACCCCAATGTGATAGGTGCGAAGGATACTGTCGGGGACATATATTATAAAACTTATACTGAAGAGGAACGTGGTGATGCTCCTCATCAAGCCCCTTGGAGCTTAAGGCAGAAGGATACATTTGTTGAATTTGGTCCTTCTCGCGATTGGTACTTGAACCAATTCACTCCTGGCGAAGTTAACCGTCAAAAGGCGAAGCCGCATGAAATGTTGTATCGCACTTACATTCTTGCCGAGGCCAACGCTCGATCTGCTAACCATCAGATAGTTCGTGAATGGCGAACAATGGTCAGAGAGCGCGCCGACTGGGAGGCTTACCGAGAACGTGTGCTAAAACGTGTTGGTGAATTTGAGAAGGCTAAGGCCACATTTGATGAGGAGAaagccaagtttgaggctgatAGGAAAGCTGAAGAGTGGGGTCGCGAGGGCCTGCAAAAGAAACTTCATAATGTGGAagagcaactggccaaggagaaggccgagttcaaGCGTATATGCGCTCAAGACAACGAGCGTACTTATGCTCTACGCCAGAAGATCGTTGGTCTTGAGGCTACAGTTGCGGACTTGACCTCAAAGGTGGAGGAAGCGCAGGGTGAAAAAactgccaagcagcagatggaggttagttcTACTGATTCCCGCTCTTCCTTTTTGTTTACGAGATTTCTCTAAGTCAATTCTCAAGGTGTTTGTCAATTTTTAGGTTGAGCTGACTGAAGCCAAGGTGCAATTGTCTAACAAGGACAAGGATCTCCATGCCAAGGACGTTGAGATAGCGGAACTCAAGCGTCGCTTGAATGAGCAAATCGACAGATGCGAGTCTTTGGAGATTGACCTTGAGGCTGAGAAGGTCAAGGCCACCGATgctgaggaggcgcgtgctgtCAGCACTGCGGCGCTTAACGTGGCTCAGACAAATTATTCTGAGGCCCAAGGCATTGTGGACACGCTTGTTTCTGAAGCAGAATGGATGCGCACTCGGGGAATAGTGCTGGTAAGTCCCTTTTGCCTTACCTTTTTCTTTAACATGTTGAAGAGTTTATTCTTAATGCTCCTCTTTTGAtgaaggttgccaactccatccTAAACGCCGGCGAGCTAGATCGCGCTGTTGCTGCTCTTACGGATGCGGCGCGTGCAGTTGGTCATCGAGGAGGTTACCTGGAGTGTGCTGATCACGTTGAGCGAATGCTGGGACAAGAATTCGATACAAGTCATTGCTCAGTGACGGAACAAGCTGATGCTGCGCTGGCCAGTGCTGAGAACTCATATGACAACCTCTCCTTGCCCATCATGGACTTGGTTGTTAGTGCCTTAAAAAAGGATGATTGGTGTCAGCGCCTCAAGGCGATCCTTGATCCACCGATTACTGTTGAATCATCTGATGAGGAAGCAGCTGGTGATGATGGCGGAGGTGATGACGATGGCGACGATGGTGAAGGGaacgaagatgatgatggtgagaaGAAAGAAGACAAATAGagtaggttgttagtttgttGATAGGCGTTTGTGCCTTTGTTTCTGACTTGATTGTAAGTGATGCGCTTTTGCGCAGTTTTAATGACAATGAAATGACTTCGTTTTTTCTGTTGCAATTATTGCATTGCTGTAAAAACttaggttaaattagctcgaataaatggaagcgtTATCTAAGTATAAGGTGGCCacccggtctcgcgctttgtttgcggaggaccttggaggtggTTTTGAACCATCTCAaaatgctggagtgttttcgcgctaatcagaagtttaacatgcatttgtaacgaaaaaacAATGTAATAGAACATGTCGTATGTTTTCATTCAAATCAGAAGTTGGCTCTTAGGCCTTCATACATATTTGCCAATGGCTCGTAGCCGGCGTGGCGAAATTGAAAAATGGCGCAAGGCCGAAAAGGttacatatagcatttgcgcaattgttgcgcattccaagttcttggtaagatgtggccatctaaggtgcgcaatttgtaggcccctttgcctaggacctcatgaatcagatatgggccttcccatttaggtgccaaTTTCCCTGGGCGTTCCGCATTTGACGCTTCGTTGTCGCGAAAGACGTACTCCCCTGgattgaaggtacaaatgcgaacccttgtgttgtagtacctttccagttgGGTTTTGTATTTGGCCTCTCTGATTCTTGCGATTTCGCGTCGTTCTTCTAACAAGTCTAAGTCTAGACGCCTTTCCGCTTCATTGTCAACTTTGTTGACCGTGGTCATTCGCGGCGAAGGCAGGCCAATCTCCGCCGGGAttaccgcctctgagccatagaccaggctgaaaggggtctcgccggtactcgtctttggcatggtccgatgagcccataaaatgcttgggagctcatcgacccatccgcgccgccttgttcctaatctggcctttatcccttcgacgatgcatttgttcacactttccacttgtccgttgccctgtgggtgcgcaacggaggtgaaagtgtgttcaatgttcatctccttcatccagtTCTTAAGATCGTCtgaagcaaagttggtgccgttgtctgTCACGATCTTAAGCGGGAGGCCgaatctgcatatgatgtgctcccatatgaacttgcgcacaatcatagctgtggtggatgcaagggctttggctTCTACCCACTTTGTAAAGTAGTCAACAGCTACTATGATGAACTTTACGGCGCCGGGTGCatccgggaagggtcccaccatgtcaattccccattgttggaagggccatgcggtggacaCGGGAATGAGATCGTTTTTAGGACGCAGTGTTTTTGGAGAGTGTCTCTGGCAAGAGTCACACTTGCGGATCTCTTTCATGGCGTCAACATGCATAccaggccagtagtaaccggcgctcatgatcttcgcgacaaccatccTTGGTCCGGAGTGGATGCCGCAAATCCCTTCATGGATTTCCCTTATCAAATAATTCGCGtcctgggggtccacacagcgcagtagtGGTCCCAGGAAGGATTTCCGGTATAAGATACCGCTGTTCATTTCGTACTGTAGGGCTTTGTTTTGGATTTTTCTTGCTTCCGCTTTGTTCTCGGGAAGCACCCCCTCTTGCAAGTATTGGATGATGGGGGTCATCCATGATGTCTGCCCTGTTTCGATTACATTAACTTGGCGCAGTAAAACTGAAGGgttcttgagtacctctatccttacatccttGGCGAGATGTTGAAAGGAAGTCGAGGCGAGCTTGCTCAGGGCATCTGCGGGCTTGTTTTCTGAGCGATTGATATGTATGACTTCGTGGGTTTTGAATTGCTGGAGCAATTCTTTCGCTTGTTCCAGATATAAAGCCATGACTTCACCCTTCGCATCGTATATGCCATTTACCtgactggctatcaggagtgaatCCACATGTGCGCGCACGTGTtttgctcccatcttgatggcgaggcgtaagcctgccaagAAAGCCTcgtactcagcctcattgttggtgtttttgaagtcgagcttaatggcgtaagtaaactcgtgcTTTTCTGGGCTCACTAGACGTAAAcctgctcccgcgccatcttcatttgatgccccgtcAGTGTAAAGCATCCAAATCTCCTCTGCTGTGTTTTCCTTGGGCGTCTCTACCATCTCGCACTCCTTGATTTTATCagccggcacttctgtgatgaagtcggcgaggacctgccccttaatggctgggcgcggcctatacaagatgttatggccgcccagttcaatggcccattttgccaatctgcctgatgtctcaggcttctgaagtatagtgccaatgtggaaattggtaagcacagttatcacatggcctgtgaagtatcggcgcaatcttcgggaggcgtgtagtagcgcaagaaccagcttttccattgtggaatatcttgtttctgggtctgtGAGTATCCTGCTGACGTAATAGATCGGGGTTTGCACGCCGTTCCTGTCTACCAAcaatactgaccctactgccttatccgaggaggacaagtacagCACAAGGGGCTCTTTTTCAAACGGTGCCGTCAGCGTAGGGAGTTCGATCAGacacgctttcatttgttgaaaagctgtttcggcttccggggtccatttgaactcttgcttcttcacacaattgcgcaacgtgctaatgaagggatacgactttgcggcgtgattggaAAGAAATCGATTTAGCGCGGCCAgccggccggctagtcgttgcatttccttgatGTTTCTTGGCGAGGGCATTCGTTCTATAGCTTGTACCTTCTCTGGgttcaccttgaaaccgccgtttgtgacaatgaagcccagaaactttccttcttccatgccaaaggaacacttggctggatttagtttcatatttacgctgcgcaatgagttgaacgttttttcgatgtcttttaacatttggtcctcttcgggacttttcaccactagatcatcgatgtaaacctcaatgtgctttccgatgtcacctgcgaaggttttgtccatcaagcgttgataGGTCGCGCCTTCAttctttaaaccaaaaggcattttggtgtagCAGAATATTCCAAGATCAGTCCTGaaggctgtcttgtcttcatcttctagcttcatctgcacttgatggtatcctttataGCAATCCAGAAAGCACTTCCATCGGTATGGCGCGAGGGAATCGatttttttatcgatctcaggcaaggaatagcaatcctttgggcacgccttgttgagatcagtgtaatctacgcacatgcgccatccgccattTGATTTCTCGACCATCACAGGGTTCGCCACCCAACTCTGATATCTTACTTCCCGCAAGATCCCGGCTTTAAGCAGCTCGCATACTTGCTCGTTCATTGCCTTTGTCTTGTCTGCccctaggctgcgccttctttggacctttggctcgacagatgggtaagtgtttaagcaatgctcggtgatgttgcgcgggacaccggtcatgtctgccggcgtccaggcaaatatatccatgttGCGGAACAGCAGTTGCTTCAAATGTTTTctgatgtctgacgaaatggcgtggccaattgtcactgtCTGCTCAGGGTACTTGCGGTTTAagacccatttttctggctcgGTCGTAGAGACCTTCGCCGCTTTTGTCGGGCGCATCTCTTCAGTTGACATCACTTCTTTCTTGGCGTATATGATTGCGACGCCTGTCTTGGTAGGAAACCCTATGGCAGAATGAGGTgttgaagtcaccatgtttagttcgccttgtgtttcccttccaagaagcacatcatgccttgatttcactggcattaccataaagttcacatttgttgttcttgagtgtttcccgtcagagagcgtgacAGGGAAACTGATTTGCCCGAGAGGGAAGACCATTTCATTGCAAAAGCCGgacaaaggataatcgactggctcgagtctcgctttGTCTTCTTCATCGAGTTGGTTGAAACATTGTTCGTAGATGATGTCGGCTGTGCTTCCTGGGTCGATGAAGATGTATTCAGTTTCATAGTGACCAATTATGCCAGTAATGACGACGGGTCGTGTAGCGCGAGGACCGCCGCGCACTACTGGGAAT comes from the Helianthus annuus cultivar XRQ/B chromosome 4, HanXRQr2.0-SUNRISE, whole genome shotgun sequence genome and includes:
- the LOC118491578 gene encoding uncharacterized protein LOC118491578; this encodes MTNKKGQDPNLYCDFHKDSGHLTDDCYSLRQEIERALKSGKLSHLVKNVRKDTRQLQRHDEGSHKKVRRLETHMVNGPRYTAREKGKRPYEPSWQEQQVIFPVVRGGPRATRPVVITGIIGHYETEYIFIDPGSTADIIYEQCFNQLDEEDKARLEPVDYPLSGFCNEMVFPLGADIMDDPHHPILARGGASREQSGSKKNPKQSPTVRNEQRYLIPEILPGTTTALCGPPGRELFDKGNP